Sequence from the Cervus elaphus chromosome 19, mCerEla1.1, whole genome shotgun sequence genome:
CTCTATTAAATGCATATATCTCTCTGTTTGTatatctctctccttttttcattACATCTTTTGTATCAAAgccattttttattgtggtacaATAGAcatgtaacattatattagtttcaagagTACAATATAAAGATTAGATacttgtatatattgcaaaatgatgaccATGTAAATCTAGTCAACATCCATCACCATAGTTACAGAAAatctttttcttgtgatgataacttttttttttttttattcttaaatatggTTTAATACTCTTCTCCATTTCTGTACATCACAACACCAAGATTTTGCTGTTTAGGATCTCTCTGTAGAGGCTATAGAGAATGCAAAGGCTACGGTTTTCACCCCTcatatttatgtgtttgtattGTGTAAGTGTAATACATATCAGTATATATTGATACACACATCAATATATAATGCAATATATATCACTGAAGAGAACACAttgattaaagaaatacaaaaatttgGCATCATTTCCAAActtaaatagtaaaaataaaaactacaaaagGAGCTGCATACCCTAAATGTATCATGTGAAACAACAAGCATattcaaaaatgtaaatttacATCCAATTTCTCTGATCTTGTCATATATCACATTAGACCCATTTACAATGGCAAAACCCTAAGGTACTGCTATGAAGAGAGCAAGTTTGCTCGCTCTTGGGTGTTCTGCAAACAAACAGCAGAGCCCAAAGAAAAAGCCTGTTCTGGTGAAGCCTCCCGCATTGGTGAATACCAAAGAATTGACTCTTGTTACTGGGGGTTGAGACATCAGGTTATACATCAACAGACAGTCATTTGGACCTCAGAGTACAGTGTTGAGAACCAGAAGCTTTACATTTAAGACACACTCCCTTCATTCAAGTGAAACAGGATTACTGGAACGATAGGCAGGTCTGCAACCTGGGAACAAGGAGCTGGTTCAGACCAATAAAGCTACGAGTGACTGAGTCAAGTCAGTGAAGAACAGCAGTCAGGCACTAAAGTGTTTAAAGTACCCAATTTGAAAACCAAATGCACCCCACTACCCTAGCAGTGTGGGGGGATACCAATCGACTTTTAAAACCTTTGGTCCTTCAAAGTCCATTTGGTATACTTTTTTCAATTGCTACCACTGGGCACGTCCTATACACTTTATTCACTGTCACCACCTCAGGCACCCTGTCCGTGACCTTGCATGTTAGCTGGGGTCAAGTCTGATTTACAACCCAGCTGTGAAGCCTAAGCTTCAAGTTTTCAGGCCCACTTTTGGGTCCAACATGGTTAAGTCCTTGGTGCCAGAAGCTGTGtccccatcccttcccacccctgcccttcccaccctcctcccatAATTTCTATGAGAGGTGCTTGTAAGTCCCATATTTCAAACAGATGCTCCAACCCCACCAGGAGGTCAGGGGTTTACAATTACATGCACAGTCATACATGTCTCGTCTGTCGTTCCTGTGAAAAACCTtgcagttcatttttaaaaaatcaaaacattcacATAATCTCATGCCATCCAACACAAGGAAAACACGACCACCTCCCTTTTGCAAGGACAGAcccaagcaaaataaaatatttaaatgtctttGCTTCCACTTAAATTGCATGTTTTATTTCTCCCAATTCCAGCAATAGCATAGAAGTCCCATCATATCCATCCCAAACTGGTTTCTAGTATGCAAGATTATGTGAACCCTTGTCAAAGCAGTTGATGCTAAGGGCTCCCAAACCCTGGGCGCAAAATGCGCCTGCAGAACAGATGGAAGGAAACAGCAGTGGCCCAAATGCTTCATGTGTCAGTTTATCTTTGCAATGCAACCTGCATCCTTGAAACTGacggcctggaggggaggggtagTGAGGGAGTGAAGCTGAAATTGCCTATTAGCTCACTCTTTCAACATTAAACAGAGACTGAGAGAAATGGTTCCAACATTTCACCACATATATTTCTTCTTATGCAGTCTAAGCTGAGAATGCCATGTAAATGGGTCACTGCGAAATGCAGCAATTTAATTTTTCTCCaatcaaaataagaaacaaaccaGTATGATCTCATTTCTATTAACTTTTGAAGGTTTACAGCAGTTAAAGTATTTTTGCTTCTATGTATGAaggttaaaaaaatctttttttttttccataaaatacaAGAGCAACCAATTTCACCATCAAGTAAAAGTAAAAACtgggattcttttttaaattagtcCAAAGTGGCATTTAGGAACTTAGTTGTAGGCTGCTGCGCTGACACCATGACAAACCAAAGTGTAGGGTTGGGTCTGGTTTTGTTTCGGTTTTCTTTTCAATATCCAATGCTCATGGATTAAGTTCTGGAAATGTTCCAATTGTAAGGCAGGGATCTGTTTGGATTCCACCACGGGTATGCTCCTTGGGTTGGATGCTGGAGGGTGAGGCACGTTTTGCCGGACCCATGTCGACTACCTAGTAGTCATCAAGGTCAAAAAATTCATCATCTCCTCCTTGGTATTCCATTCCCTGGAAATCTACTCGGTACCGCAAGATACCTCCAATTCcaccaaatcctttgacaaaCTGGGATCCTTCTTGTGACTTATCTGTGACAATTTCCAAAGTAGCTCCAAATTTTTTATAGTTgttggcaaaccactccagaagGGGCATGCTCTCAATCAGCTCATGTTCTTGTCCTGtctctttgtctgtaaaatgagactTATCCTTCTCTTGTTCTGGAGTTAGATAGAgaattttctcctcttctgtgcCTTGGCAATGAATAACATATCTCATGATATCCAGATTTTCATAGACTATTAGAATCTCTACAGCTCCCATTTCTAAAGCCTTTAGTGTATCTTCAACTCCGAAACAGTACTTGCCCGTGTCCTGGCTTATTTCATCGAAGTATCGCCCTATTAATTTCTTCTCTTGAATGAACTTCACGTTGGAGAGGACTTCAGTAGATAATTCAATAGCTTGATTGAATCCATTTTCACCACCATAAGATATATcaactaattttaaaacttttgattgCAACCTCTGATCAAACATATCAGATTGACTTAGTTCAGTTTTAAAGTCAGCTGATCCAGCTAAAACGAGACCAGCCACATTCACCTTGTCCCCAGAAATAAACAGCTGCACAGCAGTCTCAGCTACTTTTCGAACATAGTTATGTCGCTTTTCCATTCTTAAACGGGCAAAACGCAAGGCTGACTGACCTCCTCTACCATGTTTCTTTGGGAGATCCACAGTGAATTTGTGCAGgacttctcttgtatttccttgGAGTGTGCCAAAAAGTGCACCACTACCATCTATTACAATGAAGCCAAACTTGCTATCATCTGAAAGTAGTGCTGTAAGAGCCTCTGTGTGGAATTTGTTGTCACACAAATACAATGATGTATTAATTGGTTTGAAAGGTTCAAAGTCAATGttgactttcttttcctttccttcttctgttACAATTGTACCACAGTAAACAACCAGGCCATTTGGAGGTACTTTGTTATAAAGTTTGAGTCTTTGTTGTACAGATGTAATGGCTCCCAGGACTGAAAGGCGGTTTACTCGTGACTTAATGTTAGATGCAGTTCCAAACTCATCTGCTAACATTTTTGCCACTCGTGAAATCTGGTCTTTGGGAGGAATGATCAACGATATCATGCTTGTGCCATTGCCGCGGGCCGCCTCCAAGCTCTTAATGAGCTTTTTGATCTTCCAGATCTCCACGTTCCTGTCGGCAGCACTGGGGTCGTCCGCCATCTTCTCGCCTCCTCCTCCCTAGAGCCGATGATAACTTTTAAGATGCACTCCCTTAGCAACCTTCAAGTATGCAATACAGAATTATTAACCATAGTCACAATGTTGCCTGGTTATATCTTTTTAAACCTCTTTttcggaaaaggcaatggcaccactctagtactcttgcctggaaaatcccatggacgcaggagcctggtaggctgcagtctatgtgatcacaaagagtcagacacgactgagtgacctcactttcacttttcacttctatgcattggagaaggaaacggcaacccactccagtactcttgcctggagaatcccagggatggcggagcctggtgggctgctgtctatggggtcgcacagagtcagtcatgactgaagtgacttagcagcaaacCTCTTTTTATCATACAAATCACTCTTCAAGTATATACATCTGTGATTAAGTCACTCTCTAAATTTCATAGATTATTTTATCTCTTAGGTTATAaggacaaaaattatttttctgaactttaataatacaaatgaaagtctactcaaaattatttttttacttaatttagaCTCTAATAGCTAGTACACATAAaagctttgtattttaaaattagcattgAAACTTTAAGCATGCtaagttcatatatatatatatacatatgttaatgtgtggcattgcctttttcttcaattttccaTCAGTGGTCAATGAATGTTTCTGTCATCACCCTATTCTAACTTAATAAGAAATGAGTTTCTTCACAAATACATAAATGTCACCTTTCAATATTTTGTTCCCACAAACATAATGTCTTTGTACTTCAAAAATTCAGATTACTGAAGGGGATTTTTATTCAAATTGTTCTGATTCAGATATCAGAGAAGGTTCTAATTCACATAAAATATCCAAGCCCTAAGTTTAACTGCTCCTCAGTATCAGCAGCCCCCACCAGCCGCTCTTGCGCAGTTGGGCCCACAGCCCAGCACGTGAAGGGGCTGATCCACCTCTTCAGGACCTGGTCACTCTTCACCTCACCTTCCACACAATTTAGGATGGGTGTTTTGCAGAGAGAGTGAATATTtgcttcttttcacttttcattaatttgatattaaaaaaaaaagtctcccttAATAAACACTTTCTTGCAGGGAAAGAAAAGTAGTACGTCTCTCTCGCTTTCCtgcagctttcttatctctcatatATTCAGGTTGCAGAGGAGGAACTGTCATCTTTCTTCTCTAATTCATACTACACGGAGCCAGAAATAATGGTGTTTTCTGCTTGAATGCAAACCAATCATTTATCTGAACGTCCCTGAAAAGACTTAATTTGCTCAACTAGTCAGTATGCCGCCTCCGTTAAAGGAACCCAGACGCAcacttggatttttcttttaattcatgtTTCACCCCCTGTTcaccccacaccccacctccTGCAACTTTCCCAAGTAAGAACCGGCTGCCAACCCCTCCCCTTCACCTTCTTTAAGTTATTATTTTGTGCTCTAGCTACCACTCGCGCTGTGTCTCAAACCTAAGGATTCACATTtgcctaaaataaataataagcagAGGGAACAATCAGCTTGTTTGCTACCTTTTCTGAGAGCATGACGTAATGCTGTACTATTCAGCAAGGGCAGCAACTGGTTGACAGACATTTAAAGAATCTCAGTGGTGAGTGATGAGGAATGTCCCAGTAAGGCCTGGCAGCAAAATCCAAACTCACACACAAGAAGCTTTTTAAAGGCACAGTGGGAagaatttttaatgtttccattCAGAGAGGGATTTAACTGCACATTGACAAACCATCTAGACACTTTGTGCTCAGAGCTAGAatgtggcttttctttttcttgtatccTTATGCTATTCCGCACAGCTCTGAACAGGATCAATACTAATAAACCTCCACTTGTTCTGTAGGCATTTCTTACTTTCCACCCTAattataaagaaagagaaagaattaagAATTTGAAGaattacatttaaataaagttttattatctGATTGATTGGAAGATATTATCTATTTATAGCTTGGGagtctttataaaattattttttaaaagtctccaaATTAATTCAATGTATTAGGTAAATAAATAACATTGGATTTTAGGACTGAGGGAGATAATGAAACACTAAAGATGACAAATcaagaaaatatattatatacatatgttatgTGCATATAAGCATGCATAATTGCATATATGTAACCaaacatatgtatgtgttaatattaacatttaaacaaCCTATGCAATGTGAAATTATATACCATTCCCATCTATCTCACTTCTGTGTCTCAGACTTCCTTCTGTAAAATAGGATTGGCAAGCTAGGTTCTCCAAGTCTTCTTTAAAACTTTGTAATGAATTTGCAACTTTGAAATTTTAAGTTCCAGAGACATTTAAGGGAAGAAGCTAATATGGACTAGCATGGTCACAAAAATCTTTATGGAGGAAGAACTGAAGCAGTCTATTGAAGGGTAAATAGAATATGCTAGTGACAAAAGAATAGATTTTTATGAGACTAAGCTTTCTGAAACATTATCTATCCAGTAGtgacaaatatataattaaaaatttcagtGGTTAATGGAGTTGAGTGAGCAAATGACTACCCTGGCAAAGGAGAAGACCTGCTCTCTGCCTTTTGTCACAGAAACTTGGGTGTGTCAAGATTTCCTTGAGATCAAGTCCTAAATTCTAAATTGCTCCAAGGAATAAGTTATAATCACAGGTTTGTGCACCAGGCAGAGATATCTGGAAAATTAGACATTTTTTCAGTTGATGCCTTGGCTCTAGACCAGAGAATCAAACTTGATAAGAGTTCACCAGGTTTCATGTCCAAAAATTGTTCtaggaacttcagttcagttcagttgctcagttgcatcctactctttgtgaccccatggactgcagcatgcccatcctccctgtccatcaccaactcccagagcttgctcaaactcatgcccattgaatcggtgatgccatccaaccatctcaccctctgttgtccccttctcctcctgccttcaatctttcccagcatcagggtcttttccaatgagtcagttctttgcatcagatggccaaaatattagagtttcagcttcagcatcagtccttccaatgaacactcaggactgattcctttaggattgactggttggatctcctttcagtccatgggactctcaaaagtcttctccaacaccacagttcaaaagcatcaaatcttcagcactcagctttctttatagtccaactctcacatctgtacacaactactagaaaaaccatagctttgactggatggacttttgttagcaaagtaatgtctctgctttttaatatgctgtctaggttggtcatagcttttcttccagggagaaggcatcttttaatttcagggatCACCAAAAcaaccccactcccctccccaactTTATAtcactgacatataacattgtgtgagtttaaggtgtacagcatgtcAATTTGATACACATATACCACAAAATGATTACCGTTACAGTGTTAGCAAACATCTCCACAATGTGGCATGAGacaattctctctttttttttttttttttggtggggagaaTATTTAAGGCTTACTCTCTGAGCGATTTTCAAATACAGAACACAGTATTGTTAGCTACAATTGTCAAGCTATACATTAGAGCCCCAGAACTTATTTGTCTTATACTGGAAGTTTGTCCCCTTTCACCAACATCCCCATTTCTCCCACTCACTCAGCCCctagtaaccaccattctacttgcTGTTTTTTAAGTGGTCTTTATCTCTATTGAATGACTCCAAATTCATTGAGTCTCCAGAGTAAAGAGTTGGTCTCTTTGTTCTGTGAATCATCAGATCATCTCAATTCAGAACCTTCAGATTTACCTAAGAAGAAATAACAAGGAAGGAAAGATTGATggtcattttatatataacagaatttcatgatatatttttaagtgaaaatgagTAGATTACAGAAGATAGTACTCTGATTTATACTGTGCACGGACACAGTATATCCTGCAAACTACCAAAGTGAGCTTGAAACTGGTCTTTGGTAGGATTACAGAGGGGAAGTTAGTAGCAATATAGTATGAGATTCTCcaaaagaaggaaatggtgatAATGTAAAGCTGATATGGGATGAATTCAGCTAAATGTCAATTGTTTTCATAGAATTATAAACTTTGTAGATATGGGGTTTTATAAACAATTAGCAgagacaaaatggaaacagaatatTGAGTCTATTTATGAATCCAGGTATATCAAAATTTGGGTTGTTGACCAAGCTGGTCTTATGTCTGGAAGCAAAACCTTAGGCCAAACTTTAGGCCCAAACGATATCAAAGGATCCAAGATATTCTAGCTAGGCAGTAAAAATAGGTTCAACTGAAACAAATAAATGTATTCCCAGAGAAAAATGCAAGAGTAGGATTTAAAGCTAACGGGAGCAGAATGGAGGTATAAGTGAGGCTGGCCAAACACAGGGCAGCTGAAAGAATTCTTCCAGAAATCCTGGcattgcttctgctttttccTGAATGTTCAATGTGCAAATGATTTAAAAGCTCTGACCATGACTgctgacaaagaaataaaatagtcatCATCTATCcaaaattaaataagcatttcATGCAATACTTGAGGCAAGATGGAGAAGTAAGGGCTACATGAAAATTCATATAGATGAACCCATAATTAATTGAGTGAACATATCCAGGAAAGGGACTACAGAATCTTCACATCGACTTGAAGCTTCTCTAGTGGTTGATCTAGTGATCTATGGGTACTTCTGCCCCTTTTTACATTTTCAGTAATAACTTGAATGGAACCATTAGAAAGGAGAACTAACACAAAAGTGGATTGCTGTCACaggcaaaataaaatatgtttaagatAATATTTAAGATTCTATTCTCATGCTCaagctcagtcactgagtcacatcagactctgcgaccccgtggactgtagtctgccaggttcctctgtccatgggattttccaggcaagaatgcgggGATGGGttgcattttcctcctccagaggatctttccgtgtctcctgcattggcaggtagactctttaccactaggccacctgggaagctcttaagatttatgtatgtgtgttagttgctcagtcatgtcttaccctgtgcgaccccatggactgtagcccaccaggcttctctgtccatgggattctccaggcaagaatactggagtggattgccatgccctcctccaggggatcttcccaacccagggattgaacctgggtctcctgcattgaaggcagactctatcatctgagccacaagggaagtataATCTTAGTATAAGATTCTATACTAAGGTTTAATTTTGAGACAAATCAGGGAGATCTATATGGCAGAGGGGATATGCTATATTCATAGACTGAATGGTTCAATGTCACAAAGATAACATTTCTGTCAATATAATCCCAATTGAAATACCAGAAAAAGGTATTTTATTCGAGTGTTTTTTTCTCCTAGAAATTGgaaaatgattctaaaatgtgtatggaaatgcaagggaTCTAAATAACCAAAATAATTCTGGTATAATGTATGTCAAAGTATAACTTATAACAAAACTTACACTAAACTTGATATAACACAAGCAGTATCTGTACTAAAAATaagacttaacacacacatacatatatggataAAGTAATACTACAAAAtgaggggtgggggttggggagagagaTGTGGTGTTCCCAACACATGGTGCTGGTTCAGTTGAATATCCTTGTTTTCAAAGTACATGAATATTGACCAGTATCTCACATCATGCCCAAAACTCAACTGCAGGAAAATTGTAGATCTAAAAGCAAACAGTAAAACGGTAATAAGAAAGAAGTTTCTAAAAGATAGTACAGAAGAAATGTTCATTTCCTTGAAATAGTTTTCCTAAGTAGATTTCTTAGATACGAACCATAAAGTATTAATAAATTAGgctttgttaaaattaaaattgtggTTCATCAAATGATACTACTAAGAGTGAAAAAACTCAGTTGAAAGgttgggaaaatatttgcaatacatGTGTCCTAATTATTTGAAACACATAAAACTGCTGCAAATGAATAACAAAAGGACGTAAAACTCATTGAAGAAATGGGCAAAACACTAAACATAACTTTAGAAGATAGGATATACCCAGTAAGTATATGAAAATGTCTTCTGGAGTATTTTACATGATAGCATTAATGTAGTTGTATGGCATAATAGTCTATAGAAACTCTACATGAACAAAACCTCTGCAGatgatggtgtgaccaaaaaTGGGAGCCTTTAGGCAAGACAGTCAatgtgcatttctttctttccatataaACCTGAACTATTTTTTGAGCTTCTTTACCAATGAGGACTAAGAGTAATGCATTTCCCAGTCCAGAAGTTATAGATTAAATGGCAAATTTTTTGCAGATCCCTCTCAGTAAAGACAACACATCTACCAGAGCAGCCACACTGGAGACTGAGGTTGTTCACCTTTATGGCAATTTATGATGATCTGCCACaatttacctgtttttttttttttttaggagccAATTAGGTAAATTTAATAGGGAATAATGAGGACTCCATAACTTGTGTTCTTTAAGTTTTTGTGTTGTAGAACTAATCTCTTCAATTATTCCCAGggcatattgcttctgttttaccaCCTTGGCTACAAACCAAGGAGGGAGGGGATAGTTTTAGAGACTTTCACTTGACCCTTTCTCTTATGATGGTTCTTAATAAACAGGTTAAGGCCATGTCAACTATACAAAtttctttgtgggttttttttggaTACAAATTTGTTTGTAAGCCAGTCATCATtgttaggggggaaaaaagtagaatGAAGCAAACCTAGGGGATAAAATAAACTTCCCAGCAGGATGCTgttctcaggaaaaaaattttaaaaaatcacagaaagGTGATTTTTCCTCTTCAATGGAACAGACTGTACAATACCCCAAATCCCCAAACTATATTCTTTGAATCAAAATTCAACTGAAATGATCATCTCTATgcttatatatttgtttaaatggATTGAATCTATCTaacattaaagaaataatgtTGAAATTCTCCCCTTTATAAtgattaaaaagcatttttaatatctataaaaaataaactggtCAAATACAAAGCAAATGAGGGAGCAAGCTCTACAGAACTTGGGGGCAAAAGCATTCCACATCAAAATAAGGACCTTGACTTTTGAATATGTTTGGAGTCTTTAAGAAATGCaaagtgagtgactgagtgagcAAGGGGAGAGTGATAGTGAAGACTGAAGATTTTATTACACACCTCACAGAATTTGATAGGTTATGCAGATTAAATATTCAATATTCAGTAAGAATATTGAAGattagaaaaacaataaatgatCTATTATTCATATAAATTATCTTATATTGAAAAATTTGCAAATGCACATTAATTTAAGGCAAATATAGAATACTCATGCAATCTGATAACCATAAAGCAATCTTGTTTATTGTAAAAATATCATGGAGTTCACATTCTATGAAATTAACTTAGAAATATAAAACATTGAAGATAAATTCATCAGTGAAAAAAGTACAgttggaactttaaaaaaaatgtaaagtaacTAATGAATCAATTAATACATTATAAAGATTAAAGAGTACTTAGAACTGAAAGGTAATTAAAAGGCTATCTAATGAAACCTATGATAAAGCAATAATGCAAAAGAAAACTGtaagttttaaataattaaagttgGAAGAAAAAGGCTAAATATTAATGAGCTATGTGaggaagataaataagcaggaaaAAGAACAGTAGGATAAACCCCAGTGTGATAAAGGTAAGAATAGAAAGTAATGAACTAAAGAACTAATTTACACTTAAGAAGG
This genomic interval carries:
- the LOC122675815 gene encoding eukaryotic peptide chain release factor subunit 1-like, coding for MADDPSAADRNVEIWKIKKLIKSLEAARGNGTSMISLIIPPKDQISRVAKMLADEFGTASNIKSRVNRLSVLGAITSVQQRLKLYNKVPPNGLVVYCGTIVTEEGKEKKVNIDFEPFKPINTSLYLCDNKFHTEALTALLSDDSKFGFIVIDGSGALFGTLQGNTREVLHKFTVDLPKKHGRGGQSALRFARLRMEKRHNYVRKVAETAVQLFISGDKVNVAGLVLAGSADFKTELSQSDMFDQRLQSKVLKLVDISYGGENGFNQAIELSTEVLSNVKFIQEKKLIGRYFDEISQDTGKYCFGVEDTLKALEMGAVEILIVYENLDIMRYVIHCQGTEEEKILYLTPEQEKDKSHFTDKETGQEHELIESMPLLEWFANNYKKFGATLEIVTDKSQEGSQFVKGFGGIGGILRYRVDFQGMEYQGGDDEFFDLDDY